Proteins encoded within one genomic window of Cellulomonas xiejunii:
- a CDS encoding DUF3566 domain-containing protein, giving the protein MTTTPTTAGAATARPAPRSTAPVTGATPRPATGRIPTVGGGPRRVRLAISRVDPWSVMKLAFLLSVAIGIMIVVAAIVVWFTLDSLQVFSQLDGLIRQVAGQESPDLLAFVSFEKTVSAATLVGVIDVFLLTALATIGAFLYNIVAALVGGVNVTMTDE; this is encoded by the coding sequence ACGCCGACGACAGCCGGTGCCGCGACGGCGCGCCCTGCGCCCCGATCGACGGCGCCTGTCACCGGGGCGACCCCGCGCCCTGCGACGGGCCGCATCCCCACCGTGGGTGGCGGACCCCGCCGTGTGCGCCTGGCGATCTCGCGCGTCGACCCGTGGTCGGTCATGAAGCTCGCGTTCCTGCTGTCGGTGGCGATCGGGATCATGATCGTCGTCGCGGCGATCGTGGTGTGGTTCACGCTCGACAGCCTGCAGGTGTTCTCGCAGCTCGACGGCCTCATCCGGCAGGTCGCCGGGCAGGAGAGCCCGGACCTGCTGGCGTTCGTCTCGTTCGAGAAGACGGTCTCGGCTGCCACGCTGGTGGGCGTCATCGACGTCTTCCTGCTGACGGCGCTCGCGACCATCGGTGCGTTCCTCTACAACATCGTGGCGGCGCTCGTCGGTGGCGTGAACGTCACCATGACGGACGAGTGA
- a CDS encoding DLW-39 family protein: MKKLLVLAALAAVGYIAWQKYAEDRDERDLWAEVTDTFE, encoded by the coding sequence ATGAAGAAGCTCCTGGTTCTGGCCGCCCTCGCGGCCGTCGGTTACATCGCCTGGCAGAAGTACGCGGAGGACCGTGACGAGCGGGACCTCTGGGCCGAGGTCACCGACACCTTCGAGTGA
- a CDS encoding ATP-binding protein, with product MTDSTSERLVLTETDAGLPVSQAPAGFTEVRQWALASTAQLRTLRHELADEIGARKSRSPQDLEATPGKLVLIATELAANALTHGLPPTIVALRRAHDQWLIDVADHDPEAEPVYAGTRITGAGGLGLHLARQLSLDVGWYATGRTKNIWATFGV from the coding sequence TTGACCGACAGCACGAGCGAGCGGCTGGTTCTCACCGAGACGGACGCGGGGCTGCCCGTCAGTCAGGCACCAGCGGGGTTCACGGAGGTGCGTCAGTGGGCGCTGGCCTCCACGGCGCAGCTGCGCACGCTGCGTCACGAGCTGGCCGACGAGATCGGCGCGAGGAAGAGCAGGAGCCCCCAGGACCTCGAGGCGACGCCGGGCAAGCTCGTCCTCATCGCGACCGAGCTCGCCGCCAACGCACTCACCCACGGTCTGCCCCCGACGATCGTCGCGCTGCGCCGCGCGCACGACCAGTGGCTGATCGACGTCGCCGACCACGACCCCGAGGCGGAACCCGTCTACGCGGGCACTCGCATCACGGGGGCGGGGGGCCTGGGCCTGCACCTCGCGCGGCAGCTGTCCCTCGACGTCGGGTGGTACGCGACCGGGCGGACGAAGAACATCTGGGCGACGTTCGGCGTCTGA
- a CDS encoding RtcB family protein, whose protein sequence is MTSTFPVELRGAAASTLMWAHEHDVEPAALQQLRNIASLPWVHGVRVMPDVHLGKGATVGSVIAMRDAVSPNAVGVDIGCGMIGVRTSLVADDLPDDLHALRTEVEARIPVGFRAHDEAVDLRRLRPIGARARTAEALRGVDAFWARFASLTPRVQDLETRARRQLGTLGGGNHFLEVCLDQDDTVWLQLHSGSRNIGKSLAEVHVAVAKDLPHNQGLVDRDLAVLLAGTPQMDAYLNDLWWAQEYAARSRAVMMTLFVDAVRATFADRDVTFEEVANVHHNYVATEHIDGADLVVTRKGAIRAGAGDLGLIPGSMGTGSYIVRGLGNPASYWSASHGAGRRMSRNAAKRTFTLDDLAAQTAGVECRKDAGVLDEIPGAYKDLDQVIAAQADLVEVVTRLRTIVCVKG, encoded by the coding sequence ATGACCAGCACGTTCCCCGTCGAGCTGCGCGGTGCCGCAGCGTCCACGCTCATGTGGGCGCACGAGCACGACGTCGAGCCGGCGGCGCTCCAGCAGCTGCGGAACATCGCGTCGCTGCCGTGGGTGCACGGGGTGCGGGTCATGCCGGACGTCCACCTCGGCAAGGGCGCCACCGTCGGGTCCGTCATCGCGATGCGTGACGCGGTCTCCCCCAACGCCGTCGGTGTCGACATCGGGTGCGGCATGATCGGCGTCCGCACGTCGCTGGTGGCCGACGACCTCCCGGACGACCTGCACGCGCTGCGCACGGAGGTGGAGGCCCGCATCCCGGTGGGCTTCCGTGCCCACGACGAGGCGGTGGACCTGCGTCGCCTGCGGCCCATCGGCGCGCGGGCCCGTACCGCCGAGGCGCTGCGCGGCGTCGACGCCTTCTGGGCGCGCTTCGCGTCGCTGACGCCGCGCGTCCAGGACCTCGAGACCCGCGCGCGTCGGCAGCTGGGCACGCTCGGCGGCGGCAACCACTTCCTGGAGGTCTGCCTCGACCAGGACGACACGGTGTGGCTGCAGCTGCACTCCGGGTCCCGGAACATCGGCAAGTCCCTGGCGGAGGTCCACGTGGCGGTCGCCAAGGACCTGCCCCACAACCAGGGCCTCGTGGACCGGGACCTCGCGGTCCTGCTGGCCGGCACGCCGCAGATGGACGCCTACCTGAACGACCTGTGGTGGGCGCAGGAGTACGCGGCGCGGTCCCGTGCGGTGATGATGACGCTGTTCGTCGATGCCGTCCGGGCCACGTTCGCCGACCGTGACGTGACGTTCGAGGAGGTCGCGAACGTCCATCACAACTACGTCGCGACCGAGCACATCGACGGTGCCGACCTCGTCGTGACCCGCAAGGGCGCGATCCGGGCCGGTGCCGGCGACCTGGGCCTCATCCCGGGCTCGATGGGCACGGGGTCGTACATCGTCCGGGGCCTGGGCAACCCGGCGTCGTACTGGTCGGCGTCCCACGGCGCGGGGCGCAGGATGTCCCGCAACGCGGCCAAGCGGACCTTCACGCTCGACGACCTCGCGGCCCAGACGGCCGGTGTCGAGTGCCGGAAGGACGCCGGGGTGCTCGACGAGATCCCCGGTGCGTACAAGGACCTGGACCAGGTGATCGCGGCGCAGGCCGACCTGGTGGAGGTCGTGACACGTCTCCGGACGATCGTCTGCGTGAAGGGCTGA
- a CDS encoding cold-shock protein, whose product MATGTVKWFNAEKGFGFIAPSDGSADVFAHFSAIVSTGGFRTLEENQQVEFEVTQGPKGLQASDIRPL is encoded by the coding sequence ATGGCCACCGGCACCGTTAAGTGGTTCAACGCTGAGAAGGGGTTCGGCTTCATCGCCCCCTCGGACGGCTCCGCCGACGTGTTCGCGCACTTCAGCGCAATCGTCTCGACGGGCGGCTTCCGCACCCTCGAGGAGAACCAGCAGGTCGAGTTCGAGGTCACCCAGGGCCCCAAGGGTCTCCAGGCGTCGGACATCCGTCCGCTCTGA
- a CDS encoding GNAT family N-acetyltransferase, producing the protein MSDAPLPPQPAAPPLTDADIWPLTGLRVIGGGLELRAPDDRMLFDLARVASRGVHREDYMPFLFPWTRGTPVQVARSVMTYQWSLRQRTTPADWAIELAVVRDGVPLGTQGVYAKDFLVTRTAETGSWLGLQHQHGGVGTRMRLLMLHLLFEGFDALHATSSAFVDNPGSSGVSRRIGYRENGVLHQAREGGPVDSQLYVLDRADWDARPDELRLDVTIEGLEPVRHQLGMA; encoded by the coding sequence GTGAGCGACGCACCCCTCCCCCCGCAGCCCGCAGCACCACCTCTCACCGACGCGGACATCTGGCCGCTCACGGGTCTGCGCGTGATCGGCGGGGGTCTGGAGCTGCGGGCGCCGGACGACCGGATGCTGTTCGACCTGGCACGTGTCGCGTCGCGGGGCGTGCACCGCGAGGACTACATGCCGTTCCTCTTCCCCTGGACCCGCGGGACCCCCGTGCAGGTCGCCCGCAGCGTCATGACCTACCAGTGGAGCCTGCGCCAACGCACCACGCCGGCGGACTGGGCGATCGAGCTCGCGGTGGTCCGCGACGGTGTGCCGCTGGGGACGCAGGGCGTGTACGCCAAGGACTTCCTGGTCACGCGGACTGCCGAGACGGGGTCGTGGCTCGGCCTGCAGCACCAGCACGGCGGCGTGGGCACCCGCATGCGGCTGCTGATGCTGCACCTGCTCTTCGAGGGGTTCGACGCGTTGCACGCGACGAGCTCGGCGTTCGTCGACAACCCCGGGTCGTCGGGCGTCAGCCGCAGGATCGGCTACCGCGAGAACGGTGTGCTGCACCAGGCGCGCGAGGGCGGGCCCGTCGACAGCCAGCTGTACGTCCTGGACCGCGCCGACTGGGACGCGCGCCCGGACGAGCTGCGTCTCGACGTGACGATCGAGGGTCTGGAGCCCGTCCGGCACCAGCTGGGCATGGCCTGA
- a CDS encoding glycoside hydrolase family 9 protein has product MPRTSARSTRRRAVWAGAAAVAVVAGAVTLPVQAAQAAPAYNYAEALQKSMFFYQAQRSGDLPDDYPVSWRGDSALEDGKDVGKDLTGGWYDAGDHVKFGLPMAFTATMLAWGAIESPAGYTQAGQTDELRDNLRAVNDYFVKAHTAPNELYVQVGKGDDDHKWWGPAEVMTMARPSYKISASCPGSDAAAETAAAMASASIVFKSSDAAYSATLLTHAKQLYSFADTYRGKYSDCVTDAQSFYKSWSGYQDELVWGAYWLYKATGDATYLTKAESEYDKLSNENQTSTKSYKWTVAWDDKSYATYALLAMETGKQKYVDDANRWLDYWTVGVNGARVNYSPGGMAVLDSWGALRYAANTSFVALVYSDWLTDTTRKARYHDFGVRQINYALGDNPRKASYVVGFGVNPPKNPHHRTAHGSWLDSLKDPVETRHVLYGALVGGPGTANDAYTDDRGDYVANEVATDYNAGFTSALAYLAGEYGGTPLAGFPTAEKPDQDEFFVEAKLNQPQSGAFTEVKAIIRNRSAFPARSLTNASIRYWFTLDEGVPASSLSVSTNYSECGSQPAAVKHASGSLYYAEIGCAGQNIHPGGQSQHRREIQFRVQGTLQWNAVNDPSFQGLPATGDPVKTKGITLHEGSTLLWGTVPDGSVDPTPTPTATPTPTATPTVTPTPTVTPTPTVTPTPTVTPTPTTSPTPTPTPTPTPTSSPSSCTVTYTANSWDSGFTASVRLKNSGTTPLTWNLTFDLAAGQKVQQGWSATWSQTGSTVTATGAAWNATLAPGASVDLGFNGSHAGQNPAPTSFAVNGARCAAG; this is encoded by the coding sequence ATGCCCCGCACCTCCGCCCGCAGCACGCGCCGTCGCGCGGTGTGGGCCGGCGCGGCCGCCGTCGCGGTCGTCGCCGGAGCCGTCACGCTCCCCGTGCAGGCGGCCCAGGCCGCTCCGGCGTACAACTACGCCGAGGCGCTGCAGAAGTCGATGTTCTTCTACCAGGCGCAGCGTTCGGGCGACCTGCCGGACGACTATCCCGTCTCGTGGCGCGGGGACTCCGCCCTCGAGGACGGCAAGGACGTCGGCAAGGACCTCACCGGCGGCTGGTACGACGCGGGCGACCACGTGAAGTTCGGTCTGCCCATGGCGTTCACCGCCACGATGCTCGCCTGGGGTGCGATCGAGAGCCCCGCCGGCTACACGCAGGCAGGCCAGACCGACGAGCTGCGCGACAACCTGCGCGCCGTCAACGACTACTTCGTCAAGGCGCACACCGCGCCCAACGAGCTGTACGTGCAGGTCGGCAAGGGCGACGACGACCACAAGTGGTGGGGCCCCGCCGAGGTCATGACGATGGCCCGCCCGTCCTACAAGATCAGCGCGTCCTGCCCCGGCTCGGACGCCGCCGCCGAGACGGCCGCCGCGATGGCGTCCGCGTCGATCGTCTTCAAGTCGTCCGACGCGGCGTACTCGGCGACCCTGCTGACGCACGCCAAGCAGCTCTACTCGTTCGCCGACACGTACCGCGGCAAGTACTCCGACTGCGTCACCGACGCCCAGTCGTTCTACAAGTCGTGGTCGGGCTACCAGGACGAGCTCGTGTGGGGCGCGTACTGGCTGTACAAGGCCACCGGTGACGCGACGTACCTGACCAAGGCCGAGTCGGAGTACGACAAGCTCAGCAACGAGAACCAGACGTCGACCAAGTCCTACAAGTGGACCGTCGCGTGGGACGACAAGTCGTACGCCACCTACGCGCTGCTCGCGATGGAGACCGGCAAGCAGAAGTACGTCGACGACGCGAACCGCTGGCTGGACTACTGGACCGTGGGCGTGAACGGCGCCCGTGTGAACTACTCCCCCGGCGGGATGGCCGTCCTCGACTCGTGGGGCGCGCTGCGGTACGCCGCCAACACGTCCTTCGTCGCCCTCGTGTACTCCGACTGGCTGACGGACACCACCCGCAAGGCGCGGTACCACGACTTCGGGGTCCGGCAGATCAACTACGCGCTGGGCGACAACCCCCGCAAGGCGTCCTACGTCGTCGGCTTCGGGGTCAACCCGCCGAAGAACCCGCACCACCGCACCGCGCACGGCTCGTGGCTGGACTCCCTCAAGGACCCCGTCGAGACGCGCCACGTGCTGTACGGCGCCCTGGTCGGCGGGCCGGGCACCGCCAACGACGCGTACACCGACGACCGCGGCGACTACGTCGCCAACGAGGTCGCCACCGACTACAACGCCGGCTTCACCAGCGCGCTGGCGTACCTGGCGGGCGAGTACGGCGGCACGCCGCTGGCCGGCTTCCCGACCGCCGAGAAGCCCGACCAGGACGAGTTCTTCGTCGAGGCCAAGCTCAACCAGCCGCAGTCGGGCGCGTTCACCGAGGTCAAGGCGATCATCCGGAACCGCTCGGCCTTCCCCGCGCGGTCGCTGACGAACGCGTCGATCCGCTACTGGTTCACGCTCGACGAGGGCGTGCCCGCCTCGAGCCTGTCGGTCTCGACCAACTACAGCGAGTGCGGCAGCCAGCCCGCCGCGGTCAAGCACGCGTCCGGCTCGCTCTACTACGCCGAGATCGGCTGCGCGGGCCAGAACATCCACCCCGGCGGGCAGTCGCAGCACCGGCGCGAGATCCAGTTCCGGGTGCAGGGGACCCTGCAGTGGAACGCGGTCAACGACCCGTCGTTCCAGGGCCTGCCCGCGACGGGCGACCCCGTCAAGACCAAGGGCATCACCCTCCACGAGGGCAGCACGCTGCTGTGGGGCACGGTGCCCGACGGTTCGGTGGACCCCACCCCGACGCCCACGGCCACCCCCACGCCGACGGCTACCCCCACGGTGACCCCGACGCCCACCGTCACGCCCACGCCCACAGTGACGCCCACGCCCACCGTGACGCCCACCCCGACGACGTCGCCGACCCCCACGCCGACCCCCACGCCGACCCCCACGTCGTCCCCGTCGTCGTGCACGGTCACCTACACCGCCAACAGCTGGGACTCGGGCTTCACGGCGTCGGTTCGGCTGAAGAACAGCGGCACGACTCCCCTGACGTGGAACCTGACGTTCGACCTCGCGGCCGGCCAGAAGGTTCAGCAGGGCTGGAGCGCGACGTGGTCCCAGACGGGCTCGACGGTCACCGCGACGGGTGCGGCGTGGAACGCCACGCTCGCCCCGGGTGCGTCGGTCGACCTGGGCTTCAACGGCTCGCACGCCGGCCAGAACCCCGCCCCGACGTCGTTCGCGGTCAACGGCGCGAGGTGCGCCGCGGGGTAA
- a CDS encoding peptidylprolyl isomerase: MFATIHTSAGDIRVELYENHAPRTVENFVGLAQGTKEWTDPSTGAPRTDPLYSGVVFHRVIPDFMIQGGDPLGNGRGGPGYQFDDEIHPELTFSEPYLLAMANAGKQLNPVTGKVGGTNGSQFFISVAPTTWLNGKHTIFGKVADEESRKVVDAIASTPTRAGDRPVQDVTITSITVED; encoded by the coding sequence ATGTTCGCGACCATCCACACGTCCGCCGGTGACATCCGGGTCGAGCTGTACGAGAACCACGCGCCGCGCACCGTCGAGAACTTCGTCGGCCTCGCGCAGGGCACCAAGGAGTGGACCGACCCGTCCACCGGAGCACCCCGCACCGACCCGCTGTACTCCGGCGTGGTCTTCCACCGCGTCATCCCGGACTTCATGATCCAGGGCGGCGACCCGCTGGGCAACGGCCGCGGCGGCCCCGGCTACCAGTTCGACGACGAGATCCACCCCGAGCTCACGTTCTCGGAGCCCTACCTGCTCGCCATGGCGAACGCCGGCAAGCAGCTGAACCCCGTGACCGGCAAGGTCGGCGGCACCAACGGCTCGCAGTTCTTCATCTCCGTCGCGCCGACGACGTGGCTGAACGGCAAGCACACGATCTTCGGCAAGGTCGCGGACGAGGAGAGCCGCAAGGTCGTCGACGCGATCGCCTCGACGCCCACGCGCGCCGGCGACCGCCCCGTGCAGGACGTCACGATCACGTCCATCACGGTGGAGGACTGA
- a CDS encoding rhomboid family intramembrane serine protease has product MPGGPVAGSSGVPGDGTQQPPVCPRHPDRVAYVRCQRCGRPACPQCQRPAAVGVHCVDCVAEAARTSREGRTAFGGRVRRGRPVVTLTIIGLCVASYVLQLVVAGWTSRWAFSPVAGAYEPWRFITAAFLHSPGQVFHILFNMIALWMVGPYLEATLGRARFATLYLVSALGGSVGAVLLAPATGTWLTAMVGASGAVFGMFGAVLVVLRRTGRDAGPIIGILVLNGVLGFVLPGIAWQAHLGGLVVGALLGAAYAYAPRERRALVGWAAPLALVVVLAVVTWTMYTSYGVL; this is encoded by the coding sequence GTGCCGGGCGGCCCCGTCGCGGGGTCGTCCGGCGTGCCCGGTGACGGGACGCAGCAGCCGCCCGTCTGCCCACGTCACCCGGACCGGGTCGCGTACGTCCGCTGCCAGCGGTGCGGTCGTCCCGCCTGCCCCCAGTGCCAGCGGCCCGCAGCGGTCGGCGTGCACTGCGTCGACTGCGTCGCCGAGGCGGCGCGGACGTCCCGCGAGGGGCGCACCGCCTTCGGTGGCCGCGTGCGGCGCGGACGCCCGGTCGTCACGCTGACGATCATCGGGCTGTGCGTGGCGTCGTACGTGCTTCAGCTCGTCGTTGCCGGGTGGACGTCCCGCTGGGCGTTCAGCCCGGTGGCCGGGGCCTACGAGCCGTGGCGCTTCATCACGGCTGCGTTCCTGCACTCGCCCGGGCAGGTCTTCCACATCCTGTTCAACATGATCGCGCTGTGGATGGTCGGGCCGTACCTGGAGGCGACGCTCGGGCGCGCGCGGTTCGCGACGTTGTACCTGGTGAGCGCGCTCGGAGGTTCGGTGGGCGCGGTCCTGCTCGCACCGGCGACGGGCACGTGGCTCACCGCGATGGTCGGCGCCTCGGGCGCGGTCTTCGGCATGTTCGGAGCGGTGCTCGTCGTCCTGCGGCGCACGGGCAGGGACGCGGGTCCCATCATCGGGATCCTCGTGCTCAACGGTGTCCTGGGCTTCGTCCTGCCGGGGATCGCCTGGCAGGCGCACCTCGGCGGCCTCGTGGTCGGCGCCCTCCTGGGGGCCGCATACGCGTACGCGCCGCGTGAGCGCCGCGCGCTCGTCGGGTGGGCCGCGCCGCTGGCCCTGGTGGTCGTGCTCGCGGTCGTGACCTGGACGATGTACACCTCGTACGGCGTCCTCTGA
- a CDS encoding cell division protein CrgA — protein sequence MPESKSRKKATYTPPPSKASAPKPLPRWFLPVSLGLMILGLVWLVVTYLSPGAGYPVPGIGQWNLAIGFTIIIVGFGMLTRWR from the coding sequence GTGCCCGAGTCGAAGTCGCGCAAGAAGGCGACATACACCCCGCCGCCGTCGAAGGCCTCCGCACCCAAGCCGCTGCCGCGCTGGTTCCTGCCCGTGTCCCTGGGCCTGATGATCCTCGGGCTCGTGTGGCTCGTCGTCACCTACCTGTCCCCGGGTGCCGGCTACCCGGTCCCGGGCATCGGCCAGTGGAACCTCGCCATCGGCTTCACGATCATCATCGTCGGCTTCGGGATGCTCACGCGCTGGCGCTGA
- a CDS encoding DUF881 domain-containing protein has translation MATTSDLRAPRARRGGLWRGAASVGLVLGLSGLMFTVNARSSGDDEARHPQNLRELAQKQATTVQQLSAEVDELRSEVERLTAEQNALAGRPVVTTGAGDLVAGGSTPVTGPGLRVMLDDAPFDVRHEDVRPDLLVVHQQDIQAVMNALWAGGAEAMGLMDQRVVSTTGVQCQGNVLRLHGRMYSPPFVITAIGDPDTLRASLADDAAVSTYVRHASELGLGWDVETRDTLNLPAYSGATELTWARVPSDVEVLPGVAEPAPEPSGQPAPADAAGTRPTPVGAGL, from the coding sequence ATGGCAACGACCTCCGACCTCCGCGCGCCCCGCGCACGCCGCGGCGGGCTGTGGCGCGGCGCAGCCTCGGTCGGACTCGTCCTGGGCCTGTCCGGCCTGATGTTCACCGTCAACGCGCGCAGCTCCGGTGACGACGAGGCCCGTCACCCGCAGAACCTGCGCGAGCTCGCGCAGAAGCAGGCGACGACGGTCCAGCAGCTGTCTGCCGAGGTCGACGAGCTGCGCTCGGAGGTCGAACGCCTCACCGCCGAGCAGAACGCCCTGGCCGGCCGCCCCGTCGTGACCACCGGAGCGGGCGACCTCGTCGCCGGCGGGTCCACGCCCGTCACCGGACCGGGCCTGCGCGTGATGCTCGACGACGCACCCTTCGACGTCCGGCACGAGGACGTGCGCCCTGACCTGCTCGTGGTCCACCAGCAGGACATCCAGGCGGTCATGAACGCCCTGTGGGCTGGCGGCGCCGAGGCCATGGGCCTGATGGACCAGCGCGTCGTGTCCACGACCGGCGTGCAGTGCCAGGGCAACGTCCTGAGGCTGCACGGGCGCATGTACTCGCCGCCGTTCGTCATCACGGCCATCGGGGACCCGGACACCCTGCGGGCCTCCCTCGCGGACGACGCCGCCGTCAGCACGTACGTGCGGCACGCGAGCGAGCTGGGCCTGGGCTGGGACGTCGAGACCCGCGACACCCTCAACCTCCCCGCGTACTCCGGCGCCACCGAGCTGACCTGGGCGCGGGTGCCCTCCGACGTCGAGGTGCTGCCCGGAGTCGCGGAGCCCGCCCCCGAGCCGTCCGGGCAGCCCGCGCCCGCGGACGCGGCAGGGACACGTCCCACGCCCGTGGGGGCGGGGCTGTGA
- a CDS encoding class E sortase: MSTPPVALPPSAHARSSRKPAGSSIAYGVVGVVGELLITLGVLLLGFLVWQLWWTDVEGNAVQAEIVRELGFETPAAAETDDGVAEPRRDEPPVIDEPPHATTFATLQVPRWVGEQERPVSQGTDRPTVLDVLGIGHYEGTAMPGGVGNFALAGHRVTFGKPFNRIEELQVGDPLVVRTADTWYVYRVTSMEVVMPADVRVIAPVPNEPGVEPTERYITLTTCHPMFSARERYVVHGVLDYWAPVSDGTPAELLG; encoded by the coding sequence GTGAGCACGCCGCCCGTCGCGTTGCCCCCGTCGGCGCACGCCCGCTCCTCACGGAAGCCCGCCGGGTCGTCGATCGCGTACGGCGTGGTCGGCGTGGTCGGCGAGCTGCTCATCACGCTCGGGGTCCTGCTGCTCGGATTCCTGGTGTGGCAGCTGTGGTGGACGGACGTCGAGGGCAACGCCGTGCAGGCCGAGATCGTGCGCGAGCTCGGCTTCGAGACGCCCGCGGCGGCCGAGACCGACGACGGGGTCGCCGAGCCGCGCCGCGACGAGCCACCCGTCATCGACGAGCCACCCCACGCGACCACGTTCGCGACGCTGCAGGTCCCGCGATGGGTGGGCGAGCAGGAGCGCCCCGTCTCGCAGGGCACGGACCGGCCGACGGTCCTCGACGTCCTCGGCATCGGTCACTACGAGGGCACGGCCATGCCGGGCGGCGTCGGCAACTTCGCGCTCGCGGGGCACCGGGTGACGTTCGGCAAGCCGTTCAACCGCATCGAGGAGCTGCAGGTCGGCGACCCCCTGGTCGTGCGGACCGCGGACACCTGGTACGTGTACCGGGTCACCTCGATGGAGGTCGTCATGCCGGCCGACGTCCGCGTCATCGCCCCCGTGCCCAACGAGCCGGGCGTCGAGCCGACGGAGCGGTACATCACGCTGACGACGTGCCACCCCATGTTCTCGGCGCGCGAGCGGTACGTCGTCCACGGCGTGCTGGACTACTGGGCCCCGGTGTCCGACGGCACTCCCGCCGAGCTGCTCGGGTGA
- a CDS encoding aminodeoxychorismate/anthranilate synthase component II, with amino-acid sequence MTRILVVDNYDSFVYTIVGYLDQLGAKTEIVRNDAVPPAAERAGYDGVLVSPGPGTPADAGASTQVIRDCAAAGTPMLGVCLGHQALGEVFGGTVTHAPELMHGKTSPVEHDGQGVLAGLPTPFTATRYHSLAVVDGTFSDDLVVTARTNGIIMGLQHRELPLHGVQFHPESVLTEGGHRLLANWLQVCGATDAVERSQGLHPLVRL; translated from the coding sequence ATGACGCGGATCCTCGTCGTCGACAACTACGACTCGTTCGTCTACACGATCGTCGGCTACCTCGACCAGCTCGGGGCGAAGACCGAGATCGTGCGGAACGACGCGGTGCCGCCGGCGGCCGAGCGCGCCGGGTACGACGGCGTGCTCGTCTCACCCGGACCCGGCACGCCCGCGGACGCCGGCGCGAGCACTCAGGTGATCCGGGACTGCGCCGCGGCCGGCACGCCCATGCTCGGCGTCTGCCTGGGCCACCAGGCCCTGGGCGAGGTCTTCGGGGGCACCGTGACGCACGCACCCGAGCTCATGCACGGCAAGACCAGCCCTGTCGAGCACGACGGCCAGGGCGTCCTCGCCGGCCTGCCGACGCCATTCACCGCGACGCGGTACCACTCGCTCGCGGTCGTCGACGGCACGTTCTCCGACGACCTGGTCGTCACGGCGCGCACCAACGGCATCATCATGGGCCTGCAGCACCGTGAGCTGCCGCTGCACGGCGTGCAGTTCCACCCCGAGTCGGTGCTCACCGAGGGCGGGCACCGCCTGCTCGCCAACTGGCTGCAGGTGTGTGGCGCCACCGACGCCGTCGAGCGGTCGCAGGGTCTGCACCCGCTCGTGCGGCTCTGA